From a region of the Methanolobus tindarius DSM 2278 genome:
- a CDS encoding glycosyltransferase family 4 protein codes for MNLLFYYPIGGGAPSKVSRDIFKKLFINQKQVNIDEISIFSKRKYVSSLKEEFPDINILCWSNLISLSSNYIVHIPVLPTILPNSKFLLYLFCKIRGSKLILQYHGDVRSELKSSYKDIVSLLHILTYIFLPFLLKSADTIITHSYFMNNKLIKYGVSKSIVIPNAIGNEWFRDANYCEPSYSIMDKSMTSIFYHGRLSWEKGIDLLIEAIASEKLNRKYTLYIAGEGPQKKELEKICIEKNIKQYVFFLGSLNVMEIKSYLKSADIAIYPSRFDNFPLAVLEALSVADCPVHFSRNIGICDFIQKESNSLNTFDLSIESIVELLNNFNLLNEYDKKEMIDNQKEFAKQYTWDEVILKYIHVYNMLVHDTTVE; via the coding sequence ATGAACTTATTATTTTATTATCCAATAGGTGGTGGTGCTCCATCAAAAGTATCAAGAGATATATTTAAGAAGCTGTTCATCAATCAAAAACAGGTAAACATAGATGAAATTAGTATATTCTCTAAAAGAAAATATGTAAGTTCTCTAAAAGAAGAATTTCCTGATATTAATATATTATGCTGGAGCAATTTAATATCTCTCTCTTCTAACTATATAGTGCACATACCAGTTTTACCGACAATTTTGCCTAACAGCAAATTCTTGCTCTATCTTTTTTGCAAAATTAGAGGTTCTAAATTAATATTGCAATATCATGGTGATGTAAGAAGTGAATTAAAAAGTAGTTATAAAGATATTGTTTCTCTGTTGCATATTCTTACTTATATTTTTCTTCCCTTTTTACTTAAAAGTGCTGATACTATCATTACTCATTCCTATTTCATGAATAACAAACTTATAAAATATGGTGTATCCAAAAGCATAGTTATACCAAATGCTATTGGTAATGAGTGGTTTCGGGATGCTAATTATTGTGAACCATCATATTCTATAATGGATAAAAGTATGACTAGTATATTCTATCATGGTAGATTATCATGGGAAAAAGGAATTGATTTGTTAATTGAAGCAATAGCATCTGAAAAATTAAATAGAAAATATACTTTATACATTGCTGGAGAAGGACCTCAAAAAAAAGAACTTGAAAAGATATGTATTGAAAAAAATATTAAGCAGTATGTGTTTTTTTTGGGTTCACTTAATGTTATGGAAATTAAGTCATACCTTAAGAGTGCAGACATTGCTATTTACCCATCTAGATTTGACAATTTTCCACTAGCTGTCCTAGAAGCTTTGTCCGTAGCTGATTGTCCTGTTCATTTCTCTAGAAACATAGGTATTTGTGATTTTATTCAGAAAGAATCTAATTCATTGAATACTTTTGATTTATCGATAGAATCTATTGTGGAATTATTAAACAATTTTAATTTGCTCAATGAGTATGATAAAAAAGAAATGATTGATAATCAAAAAGAATTTGCAAAACAATATACTTGGGATGAAGTCATCTTAAAATATATCCATGTATATAATATGTTGGTGCATGATACGACTGTTGAGTAA